One Alphaproteobacteria bacterium genomic window carries:
- a CDS encoding aspartate aminotransferase family protein yields the protein WHCANLYQQPSQQKFAKRLVANSFADTVFFCSTGAEAVETGIKMIRRHFHAKGEAKYRIITLEGAFHGRSFAGISASGHPNAVEGYSPLLDGFDKVPFNNLSALEQAITPSTAAVLLEPVQGEGGIRVLPSSYLRDVRAICDKKNILMFLDEVQCGMARTGNLFAHEASRIQPDLMAIAKGIGNGFPLAALLATENAASGMTPGSHGSTYGGNPLAMCAGNAVFDVLEDKAFLSQVKKNSAYIMERLKHLQNSYPQVIKEVRGVGLMLAIVMYDTVDYRKFAEELRHKGLLTAPAVAAQVIRLLPPLNVNASECDEAISLLDEACLKIQKISEKNS from the coding sequence TTTGGCATTGCGCAAATTTATACCAGCAACCGTCGCAACAAAAATTCGCCAAGCGCCTTGTTGCAAATAGCTTTGCTGATACGGTTTTTTTCTGCAGCACTGGCGCGGAAGCCGTAGAAACCGGAATTAAAATGATACGCAGGCATTTTCATGCTAAGGGGGAAGCGAAATATCGCATAATCACCTTAGAAGGTGCGTTTCATGGTCGCAGCTTTGCAGGTATATCTGCAAGTGGGCATCCCAACGCAGTGGAAGGCTACAGCCCGCTTTTGGATGGGTTTGATAAAGTGCCGTTTAACAATTTAAGCGCTTTGGAGCAAGCCATAACCCCGTCAACAGCAGCAGTGCTATTGGAACCGGTGCAAGGTGAGGGAGGCATACGGGTGTTACCAAGCAGCTATTTACGGGATGTGCGCGCAATTTGTGACAAGAAAAATATTTTGATGTTTTTGGACGAAGTTCAGTGCGGCATGGCACGTACAGGTAATTTATTCGCCCATGAAGCATCACGCATCCAGCCGGATTTGATGGCTATTGCCAAAGGCATAGGCAATGGTTTTCCCCTTGCGGCGCTGCTTGCCACAGAAAATGCTGCTTCAGGAATGACGCCTGGCAGCCATGGCTCTACTTATGGCGGTAATCCGCTGGCTATGTGTGCAGGCAATGCAGTATTTGACGTGCTGGAAGATAAAGCTTTTTTATCACAAGTGAAAAAAAACAGCGCTTATATTATGGAGCGGCTAAAGCATTTGCAAAACAGCTATCCGCAGGTGATTAAAGAGGTTCGTGGCGTTGGACTAATGTTGGCAATTGTAATGTACGACACGGTAGACTATCGCAAATTTGCCGAGGAATTACGCCATAAAGGATTGCTAACCGCACCTGCTGTAGCGGCGCAGGTTATTCGTTTGTTGCCTCCGCTTAATGTCAACGCTTCAGAGTGTGATGAAGCTATTTCGCTGTTGGATGAAGCATGTTTGAAAATTCAAAAAATAAGTGAGAAAAACTCATGA
- the argF gene encoding ornithine carbamoyltransferase: MSEIDESYRNFLDIRDISSKDLRHIVAHAKQLKQERQSGVPHNAALAGKILAMGFEKPSTRTRVSFDVGMRELGGSALFLSKNDIQMGHGESIPDTAKVLSRFVSAILLRCHGHHNLLHLAHNATVPVINGLTDYNHPCQIMADIITFEEFKGDISGRTIAWVGDGNNVANTWIAAAQRFGFVLKLACPKSLLPCEETVAWAQSNGAKIELTSDAQEAVAGADAVVADTWVSMGQDDAEQRKALLAPYQVNDALMAFADPQAIFMHCLPAHRGEEVTNSVIDGAQSVVFDEAENRLHAQKAILLWCFKVI; this comes from the coding sequence ATGAGCGAAATCGATGAATCCTACAGAAACTTTCTGGATATACGCGATATTTCGAGTAAAGACTTACGGCATATCGTGGCGCATGCAAAGCAACTCAAGCAGGAGCGACAAAGCGGTGTGCCACATAATGCCGCGTTGGCAGGAAAAATTTTGGCAATGGGATTTGAAAAACCTTCTACCCGCACCCGCGTTTCGTTCGACGTAGGCATGCGCGAGTTGGGCGGATCGGCTCTGTTTTTGAGCAAGAATGATATTCAAATGGGGCATGGGGAATCTATTCCCGATACAGCAAAGGTGTTATCACGGTTTGTAAGTGCAATTTTGCTGCGATGTCACGGGCACCATAACTTGCTTCACCTTGCGCATAATGCAACGGTGCCGGTAATTAACGGACTAACAGATTATAACCACCCTTGCCAAATAATGGCAGATATTATTACATTTGAGGAATTTAAAGGTGATATCTCAGGTAGAACTATAGCTTGGGTAGGTGATGGTAATAATGTAGCAAATACTTGGATTGCCGCTGCACAGCGCTTCGGTTTTGTGTTAAAATTAGCATGTCCGAAAAGCCTGTTGCCATGCGAAGAGACCGTAGCTTGGGCGCAAAGCAATGGCGCTAAGATAGAGCTAACTAGTGATGCACAAGAGGCGGTTGCAGGCGCAGATGCGGTAGTGGCAGATACATGGGTGTCTATGGGGCAAGACGATGCCGAGCAGCGCAAGGCCCTGCTGGCGCCTTATCAGGTCAATGATGCGCTGATGGCATTTGCCGACCCGCAGGCGATATTTATGCATTGCTTGCCAGCGCATAGAGGTGAAGAGGTGACAAACAGCGTAATAGATGGAGCGCAATCGGTAGTGTTTGATGAAGCAGAAAACCGACTGCATGCGCAGAAGGCAATCTTGCTATGGTGCTTTAAGGTAATATAA
- a CDS encoding Hsp33 family molecular chaperone HslO, protein MIKKVEAGNDNYTHFADFYQPFLIDECRVKGNFIRLGEAMDIILSRHDYPDSISQLLAEQTVLACMLSGNLEEGGSVTMQAKGSGEGPVNFTVVEIKANGDMRGYAELKSDAQQKLTTLKAEKDELRLKDLLGEGGYLAITMTPRDKSQQYQGIVSVAGEDLSAALTEYFTQSEQIHVSIKVAVGKVKDMSNGVDNSKWYASGMMIQRMPSEGGTSANKVKLNEEEDWNRAEILMKTVTNGELLNPMLPPQTLLSRLFNEDGVWVYEPKQLHVNCSCSRERIEDVLSSFPDDDIEDMKTDEGIISVNCQFCNKTEVFRQEDITRIRKRAKG, encoded by the coding sequence ATGATTAAAAAGGTTGAGGCTGGTAACGATAACTACACGCATTTTGCTGATTTTTATCAGCCTTTTTTGATTGATGAATGCCGTGTAAAAGGAAATTTCATTCGCTTGGGCGAGGCAATGGATATCATTTTGTCGCGGCATGATTATCCGGACAGCATTTCTCAGTTATTAGCCGAACAAACCGTTTTGGCATGTATGCTTTCAGGGAATTTGGAAGAAGGCGGTTCGGTAACCATGCAAGCCAAAGGTTCTGGCGAAGGGCCAGTGAATTTTACCGTGGTAGAAATTAAAGCCAATGGCGATATGCGCGGCTATGCCGAGTTAAAAAGCGATGCGCAACAAAAGCTTACTACCTTAAAAGCCGAAAAAGACGAATTGCGATTAAAAGATTTGCTAGGCGAGGGCGGATATTTAGCAATTACCATGACGCCACGCGATAAGTCTCAGCAATATCAAGGTATTGTCTCGGTAGCAGGAGAGGATTTATCGGCGGCATTAACCGAATATTTTACACAGTCCGAGCAAATTCATGTGTCTATTAAAGTTGCTGTAGGCAAAGTGAAAGACATGTCGAATGGTGTAGATAATAGCAAATGGTATGCGAGTGGTATGATGATACAGCGTATGCCCAGCGAAGGTGGAACAAGCGCTAACAAAGTTAAGCTAAATGAAGAGGAAGACTGGAACCGCGCTGAAATTCTGATGAAAACAGTCACTAATGGCGAATTGCTAAACCCCATGCTGCCGCCGCAAACCTTGCTTTCGCGCTTGTTCAACGAAGATGGTGTATGGGTGTATGAACCAAAGCAATTGCATGTGAATTGCAGTTGCTCTCGCGAGCGCATAGAAGACGTGCTGAGCAGCTTTCCTGATGATGATATTGAAGATATGAAGACCGATGAAGGTATTATCAGTGTTAACTGCCAGTTTTGTAATAAAACCGAGGTGTTCAGGCAGGAAGACATAACCCGTATACGTAAGCGCGCAAAAGGATAA
- a CDS encoding MipA/OmpV family protein encodes MRATLFVLTILALTASPAIAQQYATQQKPAKEKPDWLVGLGAGAVVAPAFEGSNDYNLMIFPDVRVTYKDKFFASVPEGIGYNVINQNGWRAGPIGKIRWGREEDGGSPWRVAGPETSALRGLGDVDTGFEMGVFGEYTWQHHYATKLELRRGVGAHEAYIVDVDMKYKNKYGDIGYAVGPRLTWASEDYHDTYFGVNAAQSARSGLVRYNPDSGVVSYGLSGFATMPITEQLRGNLFAGYDLMGSEPSDSPLIDQRGSEHQFMTGVGVTYYFGFN; translated from the coding sequence ATGCGCGCAACATTATTCGTATTGACTATTCTGGCACTTACTGCCAGCCCCGCTATTGCACAGCAATATGCTACACAGCAAAAACCCGCTAAAGAAAAGCCTGATTGGCTTGTGGGTTTGGGGGCGGGGGCGGTTGTTGCACCGGCATTTGAAGGATCAAACGATTATAACCTAATGATTTTTCCAGATGTGCGTGTCACTTATAAAGATAAATTTTTTGCCTCGGTGCCTGAGGGAATTGGCTATAACGTCATAAACCAAAACGGTTGGAGAGCAGGGCCAATTGGTAAAATTCGCTGGGGCAGGGAAGAAGATGGCGGCAGCCCGTGGCGGGTTGCAGGGCCAGAAACCAGTGCTTTACGTGGCTTAGGCGATGTAGATACTGGTTTCGAGATGGGGGTGTTTGGCGAATATACATGGCAGCATCATTATGCCACCAAGCTGGAATTGCGCCGTGGTGTAGGCGCTCATGAAGCGTATATCGTTGATGTAGATATGAAATATAAAAATAAATATGGTGACATCGGCTATGCTGTTGGTCCCCGCCTTACCTGGGCAAGTGAAGATTATCATGATACCTATTTCGGAGTGAATGCCGCTCAGTCAGCGCGCAGTGGTTTGGTGCGCTACAATCCTGATAGCGGTGTTGTGTCCTATGGGCTTAGCGGGTTTGCAACTATGCCAATTACCGAGCAATTACGGGGCAATTTATTCGCAGGATACGATTTGATGGGAAGTGAACCATCGGATTCACCACTTATTGATCAGCGTGGATCTGAGCACCAATTCATGACGGGTGTGGGTGTAACCTATTACTTTGGGTTTAACTAA
- the betI gene encoding transcriptional regulator BetI yields MPRVNVKDKRKQQLIDANIASIAKRGLSETTIAHVSQGAGMSRGIVNFYFTTKESMMQETCQYLADEYVSTWERALEKHSGNTSEATLRAIVAAHFTSSVCNQKKLAVWVAFWGHASSHKPYQKIIAACDAAFDSKIREIWSQMENVQLEADVFAYEIHALIRGSWLNFLLSSQASERDALAAKCDAFVSRSISNVSAAANNLVASSDAEQAPVANNVTDLATAKSEKTAAKKKAKHIKEEKTAYCDLFALGK; encoded by the coding sequence ATGCCCCGAGTTAATGTTAAAGACAAACGTAAGCAGCAGCTTATTGACGCGAATATTGCTTCTATCGCAAAGCGCGGCCTTTCGGAAACCACCATTGCGCATGTATCGCAAGGGGCGGGAATGTCGCGGGGCATTGTGAATTTTTACTTCACCACTAAAGAATCCATGATGCAGGAAACCTGCCAATATCTGGCCGATGAATACGTATCCACTTGGGAGCGCGCCTTAGAAAAACACAGTGGCAACACATCAGAGGCAACATTGCGCGCTATTGTGGCGGCGCATTTTACCAGCAGCGTGTGCAATCAGAAAAAACTGGCCGTATGGGTAGCGTTTTGGGGGCATGCCAGCTCACACAAACCATATCAAAAAATTATTGCCGCATGCGATGCTGCATTCGATAGTAAAATTCGTGAAATTTGGTCGCAAATGGAAAATGTACAGCTAGAGGCCGATGTATTTGCATATGAGATTCATGCGCTGATTCGTGGCTCTTGGCTGAACTTTTTACTTTCATCGCAAGCATCAGAGCGCGATGCACTGGCTGCCAAATGTGATGCATTTGTTAGCCGTTCAATAAGCAATGTATCCGCCGCTGCAAATAACCTGGTTGCTTCATCAGATGCAGAACAAGCACCTGTGGCTAATAATGTCACCGATCTTGCAACCGCCAAAAGCGAAAAAACGGCCGCTAAGAAAAAAGCAAAACATATTAAAGAAGAAAAGACTGCATATTGTGATTTATTTGCTTTAGGAAAATAA
- the dxs gene encoding 1-deoxy-D-xylulose-5-phosphate synthase produces the protein MPNRREVVISATETPLLDTVNIPADMRELSNEQLKQLSTELRHELVEAVSQTGGHLGAGLGVIELTVALHHVFNTPRDKIIWDVGHQCYPHKILTGRRDRIRTLRQPEGLSGFCKRDESEYDAFGAGHSSTSISAGLGMAVARDLAEQDNEIIAVIGDGAMSAGMAFEALNNAGHLGSRMIIILNDNDMSIAPPVGGMSAYLSRLISSHSYRSLRHIAKNVANKFPEPLMRAARRAEHIARGMAMGGTMFEELGIYYVGPIDGHNLDHLLPVLRNIRDEKKSGPVLVHVVTRKGHGYAPAEAADDKYHGVGKFDVVSGKQQKTTPGAPSYTKIFGESLVQEALKDDKIVAITAAMPSGTGVDIFHKTFPHKAFDVGIAEQHAVTFAAGLAAEGYKPFVAIYSTFLQRAYDQIVHDVSIQKLPVRFAIDRAGLVGADGPTHAGAFDVAYLCTLPHLVVMAAADEAELTHMVATAAAHDNGPIAFRYPRGEGTGVQLPEVGEILPIGKGRIVKKGNKIAILSFGARLTEALKAADALEVKGLSTTVADARFAKPLDEALIKKLVQTHDVLLTVEEGAVGGFGSLVTTLATERGWLDNDKHARIRPLYLPDSYIAQNKPDVMYDEAGLNARQIVEAALTALENTSMAVIEGGAGNAQ, from the coding sequence ATGCCCAACAGGCGGGAGGTGGTCATTTCTGCGACCGAGACACCATTGCTGGATACAGTAAATATTCCTGCAGATATGCGGGAGTTATCGAACGAACAGCTCAAACAGCTATCCACAGAATTGCGTCATGAATTGGTCGAAGCCGTTTCGCAAACCGGTGGCCATCTTGGCGCAGGGCTTGGTGTGATAGAGCTTACGGTTGCCCTCCATCATGTGTTTAATACTCCCCGCGATAAAATTATCTGGGATGTCGGGCATCAATGTTACCCACATAAAATATTAACTGGTCGTCGCGATCGTATCCGTACATTACGCCAACCTGAAGGGTTGTCGGGTTTTTGCAAGCGTGATGAGAGCGAATATGACGCTTTTGGTGCAGGACATAGCTCAACTTCTATTTCTGCAGGCTTAGGCATGGCCGTGGCGCGGGATTTAGCAGAGCAAGACAACGAAATAATTGCGGTTATTGGCGATGGCGCAATGAGCGCTGGCATGGCGTTTGAGGCGTTGAACAATGCTGGGCATCTGGGCTCACGTATGATCATTATTCTTAACGATAATGATATGTCTATCGCCCCGCCAGTGGGGGGGATGAGCGCCTATTTATCGCGTTTGATTTCCTCGCATTCCTATCGCAGTTTGCGGCATATTGCTAAAAACGTGGCGAATAAATTCCCCGAGCCCCTCATGCGTGCAGCGCGCCGCGCCGAGCATATTGCCCGTGGCATGGCGATGGGTGGCACTATGTTTGAAGAGCTGGGTATATATTACGTTGGGCCAATCGACGGGCATAACCTCGACCATTTACTGCCTGTGCTACGTAATATCCGCGATGAGAAAAAAAGTGGCCCCGTATTGGTGCATGTTGTTACCCGTAAAGGCCACGGATATGCACCGGCAGAAGCTGCAGATGATAAATATCATGGCGTAGGTAAATTTGATGTGGTGTCGGGTAAGCAGCAAAAAACTACACCCGGTGCGCCCAGTTACACCAAAATATTTGGCGAGTCGCTGGTGCAAGAGGCGTTGAAAGACGATAAAATCGTGGCAATTACCGCAGCGATGCCTTCTGGAACAGGCGTAGATATATTTCACAAAACATTTCCACATAAAGCATTTGATGTGGGTATTGCCGAGCAACATGCCGTGACCTTTGCAGCGGGTTTAGCAGCAGAAGGCTACAAACCATTCGTAGCGATTTATTCCACATTTTTGCAACGTGCTTATGATCAGATTGTGCATGACGTAAGCATTCAAAAACTTCCTGTAAGGTTTGCCATCGACCGCGCTGGGCTGGTAGGGGCAGATGGCCCAACCCACGCAGGTGCATTTGATGTTGCCTATCTATGCACATTACCGCATTTGGTGGTAATGGCCGCCGCCGACGAAGCGGAGCTTACACATATGGTTGCCACCGCAGCAGCACATGATAATGGGCCAATAGCATTTCGCTATCCACGCGGGGAAGGTACGGGTGTGCAGTTGCCTGAGGTGGGAGAGATTTTGCCGATAGGTAAGGGGCGTATAGTAAAAAAAGGCAATAAAATTGCAATTTTGTCATTTGGTGCGCGGCTTACAGAGGCGCTAAAGGCCGCTGATGCACTGGAAGTAAAAGGACTTTCTACAACCGTGGCCGATGCACGTTTCGCGAAACCGCTGGATGAAGCCCTCATCAAAAAACTTGTGCAAACCCATGATGTATTGCTGACTGTAGAAGAGGGTGCGGTAGGAGGATTTGGATCGCTCGTTACCACACTTGCAACAGAGCGCGGCTGGCTGGATAACGACAAACATGCCCGTATCCGCCCGTTATATTTGCCCGATAGTTATATTGCCCAAAATAAGCCTGATGTCATGTATGATGAAGCCGGACTTAATGCCAGACAAATTGTAGAAGCGGCATTAACCGCCTTAGAAAACACCTCCATGGCCGTGATTGAAGGTGGCGCGGGTAACGCACAATGA
- a CDS encoding L,D-transpeptidase family protein, producing the protein MNLHVISPAELQFNNRIYRCAIGKNGFIHSKIEGDNCTPVGTFALRECWWREDKLARTPKTALPLRKISLNDGWCDAPADEYYNRHVTLPFATSHEKLWREDNVYDVIVPLGYNDNPIVAGKGSAIFMHVAKPEYEGTEGCVALALPDLLEILSCIDLTSKIIIAPAE; encoded by the coding sequence ATGAATCTGCATGTAATCTCGCCTGCGGAATTGCAATTCAACAATAGAATCTATCGCTGTGCCATTGGAAAAAATGGATTTATTCATAGTAAAATAGAAGGGGACAACTGCACGCCCGTGGGGACTTTCGCTCTGCGCGAATGTTGGTGGCGTGAAGATAAGCTGGCAAGAACGCCAAAAACAGCGCTGCCTCTGCGCAAAATATCATTAAACGATGGCTGGTGCGATGCTCCTGCTGATGAGTATTATAACCGCCATGTGACATTACCCTTTGCGACAAGCCACGAAAAATTATGGCGCGAAGACAATGTCTATGACGTTATTGTGCCGTTAGGCTATAACGATAACCCGATAGTAGCAGGTAAGGGCAGCGCTATATTCATGCATGTTGCCAAGCCAGAATATGAGGGGACAGAAGGGTGTGTTGCGCTGGCACTGCCAGACCTGCTGGAAATTTTATCGTGTATAGACCTAACCAGTAAAATTATCATTGCGCCTGCCGAATGA
- the ahcY gene encoding adenosylhomocysteinase: MAMTTVASDTEQDYKVADISLAKWGRKEINLAETEMPGLIALREEYGIAQPLKGARIAGCLHMTIQTAVLIETLTALGAEVRWSSCNIFSTQDHAAAAIAASGVPVFAWKGESDEEYEWCVEQTIHGPNGWTPNLLLDDGGDLTVIMHEKYPELMKECRGVSEETTTGVLRLYEMQKNNSLLVPAINVNDSVTKSKFDNLYGCRESLPDGLKRATDIMIAGKVAVIAGFGDVGKGCASSLRSQGARVIVTEIDTIFALQAAMEGYEVATMEEAAAQGDIFVTATGNLDVITVDHMRKMKDRAIVCNIGHFDSEIQVAALRNFKWSEVKPQVDEIEFPDGKRVILLAKGRLVNLGCATGHPSFVMSASFTNQVLAQIELWCNHMDYENKVYTLPRHLDEKVAHLHLKKVGVKLTKLTEKQARYIGVEKEGPFKPDHYRY; the protein is encoded by the coding sequence ATGGCGATGACCACCGTGGCTTCCGATACCGAACAGGATTATAAAGTTGCCGATATTTCATTGGCAAAATGGGGACGCAAAGAAATTAATCTTGCCGAAACCGAAATGCCAGGGTTGATAGCCCTTCGTGAAGAATATGGAATTGCGCAGCCCCTCAAAGGCGCACGTATTGCTGGTTGTTTGCATATGACCATTCAAACCGCTGTGTTAATCGAAACGCTTACTGCCCTTGGTGCTGAAGTGCGATGGAGCAGTTGTAATATATTTTCTACGCAAGATCACGCCGCTGCTGCGATTGCCGCTTCGGGCGTACCGGTTTTCGCGTGGAAAGGGGAAAGTGATGAAGAATATGAATGGTGCGTAGAGCAAACCATCCACGGCCCAAACGGCTGGACACCTAATCTGTTGTTAGATGATGGGGGCGACCTCACCGTTATTATGCACGAGAAATACCCAGAATTGATGAAAGAGTGCCGTGGGGTTTCTGAAGAAACCACCACTGGTGTGTTGCGCTTATACGAAATGCAGAAAAATAATAGTCTGTTGGTGCCTGCAATTAATGTAAACGATTCGGTTACTAAATCAAAATTCGATAATCTTTATGGTTGCCGCGAAAGCCTGCCGGATGGTCTGAAACGTGCTACTGACATTATGATTGCCGGTAAAGTTGCCGTTATTGCAGGATTTGGCGACGTAGGCAAAGGGTGTGCTAGCTCTTTACGCAGTCAAGGTGCGCGCGTTATTGTGACTGAAATTGACACTATTTTTGCGCTGCAAGCCGCGATGGAAGGCTATGAAGTCGCCACCATGGAGGAGGCTGCCGCACAAGGAGATATTTTTGTGACGGCAACCGGCAATCTGGATGTGATTACCGTTGACCACATGCGCAAAATGAAAGATCGCGCTATTGTGTGCAATATCGGCCATTTTGATAGCGAAATTCAGGTGGCGGCACTGCGTAACTTCAAATGGTCCGAAGTAAAACCACAAGTGGATGAAATTGAATTTCCTGATGGTAAGCGTGTGATTCTTCTTGCCAAAGGGCGTTTGGTAAACCTTGGCTGCGCTACCGGACATCCCAGCTTTGTTATGAGCGCATCTTTCACCAATCAGGTGTTGGCGCAAATAGAGCTATGGTGCAACCATATGGATTATGAAAATAAAGTATATACATTGCCTCGTCATCTTGACGAAAAGGTAGCGCATTTGCACTTGAAAAAAGTAGGTGTGAAGCTCACCAAGCTTACTGAAAAACAAGCACGTTATATTGGTGTGGAAAAAGAAGGCCCATTCAAGCCTGATCATTACCGCTACTAA
- a CDS encoding PAS-domain containing protein, producing the protein MPDWLTTVSTLLAGTGIGLVAARSMWQTTLDNGKPPAWIPEKIAGTYFRNIEKSQQEIKRTRLENENLRRELRQFSSLLNLSPFPVWRRDENLMVQYCNLTYTAMLEDVPERILEEYGMELSQSARKLAEKALENKDLTSESRHLIIEGQRKQYNIYEMPDNDLGGTIGFAIDTTERERVEEDLRRHNRAHSDLLEASNMATAIFDTNRQLKFYNSAFVSLWRLDKNWLDEEPSYTEIIEHLREKRRMPEVLNFQQFKQQRIRLFTDLMETYEEILHLPDGRIVRLLVIPHALGGLIFSFEDVTDKLALERSYNTLIAVQRETLNNLHEGVAVFGEDGRLRLSNPIYQKLWGLNENFLESDPHIGEILDKTQSYYTYQHWGEFKERMITQLHVRKMNYQRIERSDGSVIDWSTVPLPDGATLITYFDVTDSTLVERSLIEKNEALREADRLKTEFLLSVSYELRSPLTSITGFAEILKEEYFGELNEKQREYLEAVHDSASQLGQLINNILDLASIEAGYMRLEITDCNITTILNDVFSLFKERAKNNEVELVLKCPKGIGIMQADEARIKQVLFNLLNNALKFTKSDGLITLGAKVANGDNIELWVEDNGMGIPEQEQRSVFERFRAGAIRTQRSGAGLGLAMVKNFVELHGGRVELNSELNNGTRISCFIPRIHPAIYTHETLKTPSGSPLAQIEADAKKSKKAKRSSKKS; encoded by the coding sequence ATGCCAGATTGGCTGACAACAGTTTCTACACTATTAGCTGGTACCGGAATTGGTCTGGTTGCTGCACGTAGCATGTGGCAAACCACATTGGATAATGGTAAGCCCCCTGCATGGATTCCAGAAAAAATCGCCGGCACATATTTCCGTAATATTGAAAAAAGCCAACAGGAAATCAAACGCACACGGCTGGAAAATGAGAATTTACGCCGTGAATTGCGGCAGTTTTCATCGCTGCTCAATCTTTCCCCGTTTCCGGTATGGCGGCGTGATGAAAATCTTATGGTGCAATATTGTAACCTTACCTACACGGCGATGCTGGAAGATGTGCCTGAGCGTATTTTGGAAGAATATGGCATGGAGCTTAGCCAATCGGCGCGTAAACTGGCAGAAAAAGCGCTGGAAAATAAAGATCTTACTAGTGAATCTCGCCATTTGATTATTGAAGGGCAGCGTAAGCAATATAATATATACGAAATGCCCGACAACGATTTGGGTGGCACCATTGGTTTTGCCATAGACACCACAGAGCGAGAAAGAGTAGAAGAAGATTTACGCCGCCACAATCGCGCACATTCTGATTTGCTCGAAGCATCCAACATGGCCACGGCAATATTTGACACGAATCGTCAGCTCAAATTTTATAACAGCGCATTCGTATCACTATGGCGCCTCGATAAAAACTGGCTGGATGAAGAGCCTTCATACACCGAAATTATTGAACATCTGCGTGAAAAGCGCCGTATGCCAGAAGTATTGAATTTTCAACAATTTAAACAACAGCGCATACGTTTGTTTACCGATTTAATGGAAACATATGAAGAAATCCTGCACTTGCCTGATGGTAGAATTGTACGCTTGCTTGTTATTCCCCATGCGTTAGGTGGGTTGATTTTCTCGTTTGAAGATGTGACCGATAAACTGGCGCTGGAACGTTCGTATAACACTCTGATTGCAGTGCAGCGTGAAACATTGAATAACCTGCATGAGGGCGTAGCTGTGTTTGGAGAAGATGGACGCTTGCGGCTGAGTAATCCCATCTATCAAAAATTATGGGGGCTGAACGAAAATTTTCTGGAAAGCGATCCGCATATAGGTGAAATTCTCGATAAAACTCAATCTTATTATACCTATCAGCATTGGGGAGAGTTTAAGGAACGCATGATAACACAGTTGCATGTGCGTAAAATGAACTATCAGCGTATTGAGCGTAGCGATGGATCCGTTATTGATTGGAGTACCGTTCCATTGCCTGATGGCGCTACGCTTATCACCTATTTTGATGTGACCGATTCAACGTTGGTAGAGCGTAGCCTGATAGAGAAAAACGAGGCATTGCGTGAGGCAGATCGTCTAAAAACTGAGTTCTTGCTGAGCGTGTCCTATGAATTACGTTCACCGCTAACCTCGATAACAGGGTTTGCTGAAATTCTTAAAGAAGAATATTTTGGCGAATTGAATGAAAAACAGCGCGAATACCTAGAGGCAGTGCATGATTCTGCAAGTCAATTGGGGCAGCTTATTAATAATATTCTGGATTTGGCGAGTATTGAGGCGGGTTATATGCGCCTCGAAATAACCGATTGTAACATCACTACTATATTAAACGATGTATTCTCGTTGTTTAAAGAGCGCGCTAAAAATAATGAGGTGGAACTGGTCTTAAAATGTCCTAAAGGCATTGGTATCATGCAGGCGGATGAAGCGCGGATTAAGCAGGTATTGTTTAACTTGCTGAACAACGCGCTTAAGTTCACCAAATCAGATGGTTTGATAACTTTAGGTGCAAAGGTCGCCAATGGTGACAATATCGAGCTTTGGGTGGAAGACAATGGCATGGGTATTCCAGAGCAAGAGCAACGCTCTGTGTTTGAGCGTTTTCGTGCAGGGGCAATCCGCACGCAGCGCAGTGGCGCAGGGTTAGGGCTGGCTATGGTGAAAAACTTTGTGGAGTTGCATGGCGGGCGCGTAGAGTTGAACTCGGAGCTGAATAATGGCACGCGTATCAGCTGCTTTATTCCACGTATTCACCCCGCAATTTATACACATGAAACCCTTAAAACTCCAAGTGGGTCGCCATTGGCACAAATTGAGGCCGATGCTAAGAAAAGCAAGAAAGCAAAACGCAGTAGCAAAAAATCCTAG